In Candidatus Cloacimonas sp., one DNA window encodes the following:
- a CDS encoding dihydrofolate reductase: MPWKIPEDLAWFKQNTLGHPIIMGKNTWKSIGKALPDRQNIILSKDTSFHPEGAIVVHNMQEMLPKIEGEEVFVIGGASVFAQFLPWADRLLITLIHSKFEGDTYFPPFNEDEWLLQDKKDIISSTGYPLSFLTYIRKENFKSEK; encoded by the coding sequence ATGCCCTGGAAAATTCCGGAAGACCTTGCCTGGTTTAAACAAAATACTCTTGGTCATCCGATTATTATGGGGAAAAATACTTGGAAATCTATTGGGAAAGCACTACCGGACAGACAAAACATTATTTTAAGCAAGGACACTTCTTTTCATCCTGAAGGTGCCATTGTCGTTCATAATATGCAAGAAATGCTACCCAAAATTGAGGGGGAAGAAGTATTTGTAATCGGTGGGGCAAGCGTTTTTGCCCAGTTTTTACCTTGGGCGGATAGATTATTGATTACCCTCATTCATTCTAAGTTTGAGGGAGATACTTATTTCCCTCCTTTTAATGAAGATGAATGGTTGCTGCAGGATAAAAAAGATATTATTTCTTCTACGGGATATCCTCTAAGCTTTTTAACCTATATTAGAAAAGAGAACTTTAAAAGTGAAAAGTGA
- a CDS encoding ATP-binding cassette domain-containing protein, with protein MEPVISIRNLIAKYGDLTVLDDINVDIYPGEITVILGGSGCGKTTLLKNILRLVEPFSGSVKFWGEDVLGLDDEQMANILRKIGMLFQSGALLNSLSIYENISIPLELHTNLTKELRDRIIKVKLKLVNLSEAIYKFPSELSGGMKKRAALARAIALDPQILFCDEPSAGLDPLTAASLDELILELKKQLKMTIVVVTHELASIHRIADKIIFLDSGKMLFNGTLDEAKKAGIPQIDTFFKVGKF; from the coding sequence ATGGAACCGGTAATCAGTATTAGAAATTTAATTGCCAAATATGGCGATTTAACTGTTTTAGACGATATCAATGTGGATATATATCCTGGCGAGATTACAGTTATTTTGGGTGGTAGCGGTTGCGGGAAAACAACTCTGCTAAAGAATATTTTGCGTTTGGTGGAACCATTTTCGGGTAGTGTGAAATTTTGGGGCGAAGATGTTTTAGGCCTTGATGATGAACAAATGGCGAATATTTTGCGCAAAATTGGGATGCTTTTTCAAAGTGGAGCACTCTTGAATTCCCTATCTATTTACGAAAATATCAGCATTCCTCTGGAATTGCATACGAACTTAACCAAAGAACTGAGAGACAGAATTATTAAAGTTAAACTAAAACTGGTAAACTTAAGCGAAGCTATATATAAATTTCCTTCCGAACTTTCAGGAGGTATGAAAAAAAGAGCCGCTTTGGCCAGAGCTATTGCTTTAGACCCTCAAATTCTTTTTTGCGACGAGCCCTCTGCGGGTTTGGACCCTTTAACGGCTGCTTCTTTGGATGAATTAATTTTGGAACTGAAAAAACAACTGAAAATGACCATTGTGGTGGTTACTCACGAATTAGCTTCCATTCATAGAATTGCCGACAAAATTATCTTTCTGGATAGCGGTAAAATGCTTTTTAATGGCACCTTAGATGAAGCAAAAAAAGCTGGTATTCCTCAAATTGATACCTTTTTTAAAGTAGGCAAATTCTGA